gtatttcttgatcaccgatcctcacccctaactcgttttggcctccatttgcactgaacttgcactccatatattctgtctttgatcggcttaggcgaagacctttagattccaacacttctttccaaaggttaagctttgcatttaccccttcctgagtttcatctatcaacactatatcgtctgcgaaaagcatacaccaaggaatatcatcttgaatatgtcctgttaactcatccattaccaacgcaaaaaggtaaggacttaaggatgagccttgatgtaatcctacagttatgggaaagctttcagtttgtccttcatgagttcttacggcagtctttgctccttcatacatatcctttatagcttggatatatgctactcgtactcctttcttctctaaaatcctccaaagaatgtctcttgggaccctatcgtacgctttctccaaatctataaagaccatgtgtaaatcctttttcccatctctatatctttccatcaatcttcgtaagagatagattgcctccatggttgagcgccctggcatgaacccgaattggttgtccgaaacccgtgtctcttgcctcaatctatgctcaatgactctctcccagagcttcattgtatgactccaaatatcacttgtataaaaataaaaatacaaaataaaataaaattaaaaaaaaaagaaaaaaaaaagaaagagacagTTTGTTTCCAGGTTGTGGATATTCCATTAAGTGAACAATCAATCTCACCAGACTGAATCAATAATTCATCAAGGTCATGAAACATaatggaaaattaaaattattaaaccATGTGTGGATGTCCTATATGCCTATATGCATCAGGCAACGTAAACAAAAATTTATCTCAGAAATCCATAGAAGTTAAAAAAGGAAATGGGAAAAAAGTTACAGAAGTAGTTTCAAGTTGATGTGCCGCAGATCCTTCCAGCTTTGCAGGGTAATCCAAGTCTTCATCCAGAGGAAAATAATTTGCTATCTGGAAAAAAAACAAGAGAGAGGTTTTAAGAcatttaaaaaggaaaaagtgGTAGCTAGTCAAGAAAACAAGATTAActggaaaattaagaaaaaaaggtAACAACTCAACAAACAATGAGAACTCTCAGGAATAGAAGTCACCTCATCACGAATATGTGTTCGAGCACGGAAAGTTAACCGCTCATGAACATCGGCAAGAATTCTCTCTAATGTAGGACGTAGACCAGCTAATGATTCAGTCCTCCGACTTAACTGTTCACCTAGGACTTCAGCTTTCAATATATCAACAAGTTCACAAAGAAAATCAACATTTGTTTCATGAATAAGTTTTGGCCGCAGTGTATCATATAAATATGTAGACCTGCATGAATTATCACCAAAAGGAGGTTATTATATAGTTTAAAGTGTGCATAAACCAATCAACCAGCCAACCTCCATACTACAATGTAACAGCTTAACAAGGAATGAAGTGGAAAGGACCAAACCAATCAAGCTTCATTCACTTTTGGCACATGTAGTTTAAAAGAGATTGCCTAACCCATTATTACATGTCAGCCTCTCAAGAAAGCAGAAAACGAGAGAAAAGaactgaaaacaaaaaatataatggGACCTACATAGGATCTATCAATGGAGCCAAACTTGAAACGTCCTCTGCAGAAGATggaaaaaaatgaacaaaaagtTGGTGCTCTAGCTGGCAGACCTGCAATAAATAGTGGTTTCAATTACAATGGAAACTTTGCTGTCCTACAACATAAATGTTCACAATGTATGCAGCTCAAATTCATACATGAGAATAAGTTGCATATCACATTACATCAAGCATCAAAGATACTGCCCGCTATCATTAAAGAGGTCAGGGCCAATCACCCCATCCTCACCTTATATTCAATGATAGACAAATCTTTcgcttgtatttgtttttaaGGAGTCTTTCCTCAATGAACGTCCTTGCAACATTTATATCTTACCTGCATTAGATATGCACATCCAGATCTAGTCAGTGATGGCAAGGCCTCTTTCTTCGCGAATTCGGATATTCGTTGATGTACTATACCTCTTACCTGAAAATGCATTAAAAAGGTGGATTGATTACAAGTCATAAAATGAAGGAATGAATTAGTACGGTAAACAACTAATGAtccttttcaaaataaaaaaaatttcatcagcTCACCAACGAAAGTCTCTGTTCACAGTATAGTTTGTGGCATTCTGTAAGGATCTGAGTATATTCTTTCCTTGATGCTCTGCTTTCAATTTCCTCCAGCACTGGCTTAAGCTGCAAGGACTCTACTTGTTAGACATCAAAACAAACAAGTGTGAAgttaaaaaccaaaagaacagcGTTGCACACCAGCATTCAAAAAGTAGGGTAGAACTTAAAATGTTTTCCAGACACATCTTGCTTTCAACTTTTCACACCCTGGCTGGTTAAATGCATTAATCAAATTAATAGCATCATTAATGTTACCTCACTTGCTGCTGCCTTGAAACGGACATATATAACCGATGCTTCTACACCCTCAGAAACAGATGTGTTATTGCCACCACTGCTCCGGATAGCTGCTTGTACCTGATGCAAGACAGTGTCCATAATTCAAAGCCAAGTAATATACATTAATGCATATTAAGACAGAAGTCTACTACGACGTGTTAATGGTAATTCAGTTCAACAAGTTAACATTACCTGAGAAGAAGCACCTTTGAGAACTGAAAGTACATGAGAACGAATCATTCCCAAGGCTCGAGACTgtacaaaacaagtaaattatatattattgaaGGTCAAATTAATCTTACTGGAAGACAATCTCTGTTCTATACTATTCACCTAATCAACGCTCTTGCAAATTATACCTGCAATTGTCGAAATTTGAGCAGGTAAACACTGGATTCTGCATACTGTGGATTGCTTTCGACGTACCTAAAGTATGCACAAATTGTTTGAAACCAGTAAGTTCTAATCCAACAAATATATCTTTATCAAATGCTTAATGCTTCCTAGTATGAATTACAAACTTCCAAGGATTTTAACTGAATAGTGTCTGAAGCATAGAATTGCACACAGTTACTAACAAAGAAGGTAGAGAACTTACGATATGCACTCATCAAGGCGTTTGAGAAGAGGGAGAAAGTTCTCGTGCAGAACATTCATGTTTGGAGAATAAAAATTGGTAGTAATCTGCACACAGTtgaaaaattaaacatgaattaTATATAACATACTAATAGgatgaatatataaatatattaagtGGTTTGTATTACATACACAATTTGTGCATCGTGATATTTTCTCACGCATccgaacaaaaaaaagaaggtaaCATCCTTGGCACAAAGCTTCAAAGTATATTAACTTCAATGTAACACTAAGTAATGCCTGATAAGGAGAATTCATACTAAGGAGAAACTGACTCAGGCAgattttttaaaacttaaaaagctTTGGAAAAAGAATCAATTAAATTGTTAgttcaaaaataaaagtttatcCAAGCTGCTATGCATACCACATATATTTAACAAAACCACAACGTCAGCAAACAAAATATCTCTAGGTAAGGTAGATTCAAACCTTACATTCTCCAATTCATCAAAGTAGTTGAGCTTACTACGGAGTGCTTCTGAAAACTCAATCAGCCGTTGTTTCTCTATTaactgcaaatgaaaaatgagGAGACATCAAGTTTTAAATATGTTTCCAGGCCCCCACAACCATGAATTAAACTGACACCAAGAAAGTGGACGAAATAAAAGGGGTAACATTAGAAAGAAAGTCCCACCAGTCTATCGCAAGCATCGTGAAGAGTTCTAGTCTTTGTTGCTACTGCTTGATGCTGGTTCTGTAGTTCATTAAACAACTCTAGGGTGTCAGCCACCTGCACAGAAAGGAACCAACTATTTCAAACAAGCAcaacaacttaaaacaaagatgGCTTCAACGATACCGATAGACATATCGCCATTACCTGACCGAGTATGCCATCACATGTCTGAATGCGTTCTGTCAAAGTGTCTACATAGTGTCGATACTTCTCCTCTGTCTAAAATGTGAAAAATTTATGTGCAATGAGCTTATATTTACACTTAATTACAACATAAGTTTGCTGCAAGAATCGATTACCAACCTCCGACTTCAATGCTGCTTCAAGATCTGTAAACCATTTGTAAAACTACAAGTAGCAAAAGCTAATTCAGTGAGAAAGCCATCGAATTGTAATAGATAACGGAATGTGATGGCGAAAATGTACCTGATTCGTATTGACAAGAACAGCTTCAATGGCAGCGGAGTGTTCCAAGCCGAAAGTGCTGTCCTTGGTGGAGACAGTTAGGCCATTCTGGTGGCCTGTGGTGCCGTCCTGAGCCAAATTGGGTGGGAACGGCCGCTCTGCAACGCAATGCGAGAGCGTTGTAATGGCCGCTTGCTGCTGCTCTGATAACGGAGTTTTCTGCAGAGGAAAGAAAGCAATACATCAAAATTCATATCGAGAGGATCCGATCCGATCCGAAAGCAAGCTAATTGCAATAAAGTGGAGAAAATTGCAGAAAACTCAGATGTAGACGAAAAAGGAGTTGTTTCAATGGAAAAACTGAATCTAGGGCAACgaggaggagaaagaaaaagaagaagaagcaccTGTTCCCAGTGAGATGCGAAGTTGTAGCCCTTGGAAATGGCTCCAGATTTCGGAACGCCGGGTTTGGTTGCCGCCATTTCTCAATCCTCTTCAACTCACAACAAAGTCGGTTCATACAACGGTTGCAGTCGCCGTCGTCGTCATCCACAATTCGCCTCCTCTCCTCCGCCCTCTTTTCTCTCAGTCGAGTTTTTTCTCAGTCCTTCGCTCTCTCTTTCAACGATAAAGATTTAAACGCAAAGCATTTATGTTGGGTAGAACAAGACGACGTCGTCTTCGAGTTGGAAACAGTTGGTGCGAGCTCGCTTGTTTTTTTTGTCCGTCCCTTCACTTTTATCCGCGTCATTATTTAAAgattaaattattttacatgTCAGCATATCGTAATTTTAAAATTGGAAaacatattattaatttttaatattttttaaaaaatatttttcatatattttatttttaatttgtatccaTTTTTTAAGTCTGACTaatattctttttagttttaactaGATAAAATGctcgcgcgttgctgcgggactTGAATGCACGAATCTTAACCACATGAATTAAACACATgtaacttgaaaaaaaattcaacataatcatgaacgaaaaaaaaaagatagatgAGTGAACGGTATCAGTAAGATAAGTAGTTCCGCTTTTACATACATTCAACCAAGCTGATTACAAAAGATATGATTGGAAAAAATGCTCTGTTTCCTAACAAACAGGAGCAACATGCATTTAACACATATagggcacgtttgtttgacaggattcgctgggactggactggactagactatagtccAGTGTTTGGTGGGTACCGGGATTAGCTTTAATGAGCTTAGGTGGGATTCGCTAGGACTAAGGGGGGGCTTAGCCGTTCTTCACGAGGGATCCCAAATTCGGGCGGACTCGTAAGCCAGAGAAACCGCGTCTTCCCACATctcacatcccacatcgtcctcaTCTCTGCGTCTGCCCTCGTCGTCGTCCTTGCCGTGCTCCCACATCGTCCTCACGCTCATCGTCGTCCTTGCATCTGGTCGCTGTCATCTGCCTCTAGTCGGTAAGCTTCGAATCTTGGATTTTTTTTCGTCgatttgtgtggatttgtttgtgatattaactgaggtttatttgattttgttgttttgggtttgagaaattcataatatacaagtggatttgcaattgaacaaattagggttttgttatttaggtgaaattgagattagaatttggggttttcataagATGAAATTGAGATTAGTCTCAGGTGTAtgctctctgtgtgtgtgtttgtgtgtactgaaaaaaaatttgtctgtgtgtttgtgtgtgtgtgagtgtgtttgtgtgtgtgtgtgtgtatgtaatctGTGTAACCTGTGTaatatctgtgtgtgtgtgagttgtgtgtgtaaaatgtgtgtgtaatctatccgtgtgtgtgtgtgtaacctGTGTTatttgcagtgtgtgtgtgagttgtgtgtgtaaaatgtgtgtgtaatatgtccgtgtgtgtgtgtgtaatctgtttttgtgtgtatgtgtgtgagttgtgtgtgtaaaatgtgtgtgtgagttgtgtgtgtaaaatgtgtgtgtgagtgtgagtgtgagtgtaagtgtttgtgtgtgtgtgtgtgtttgtgtgtgagtgtgagtgtaagtgtgagtgtgagtgtgtgtgagtgtgagtgtgtgtgcagtgtgtgtgtgtatgcagtgtgtgtgtgtgtgcagtgtgtgtgtgagtgtgtatgcagtttgtgtgtgtgtgtgtgcagtgtgtgtgtgagtgtgtatgcagtgtgtgagtgtgagtgtgtgtgagtgtgagtgtgtgtgcagtgtgtgtgtgtatgtagtgtgtgtgtgtgtgtgtgcagtttgtgtgtgtgtgcagtttgtgtgtgtatgcagtgtgtgtgtgtgcagtttgtgtgtgtgtgcaatttgtgtgtgtatgcagtgtgtgtgtgcagtttgtgtgtgtgtgtatgtgtgtgtccagtgtgtgtgtgtgtgtgactgtgttcagtgtgtatgcagtgtgtgtgtgcagtttgtgtgtgtgtgtgtatgtatgtagtatgtatgcagtgtgtgtgtgtatgtatgcagtatgtatgcagtgtgtgtgtaagtgtgagtgtgagtgtgagtgtgagtgtgagtgtgagtgtaagtgtgcagtgtgtgtgtgtgtttgtgtgtgagtgtgagtgtaagtgtgagtgtgagtgtgtgtgagtgtgagtgtgtgtgcagtgtgtgtgtgtatgcagtgtgtgtgtgtgtgtgtgcagtgtgtgtgtgagtgtgtatgcagtttgtgtgtgtgtgtgcagtgtgtgtgtgagtgtgtatgtagtgtgtgcagtgtgtgtgtgtgtctatgcagtgtgtgcagtgtgtgtgtgtgcgcagtgtgtgtgtgtgtgtatgtatgcagtatgtatgcagtgtgtgtgtgtgtgtgcgtgtgtgtgtgtgtgcagtgtgtgtgtgtgtgtgcagtgtgtgtgtatgcaagtatgtatgcagtgtgtgtgtgtgagtataaaaacagagtgtgtgtgtgagggtaagagtttgttgcactctgtccccgtgtgtgtgtgtgtgtcactgtgttcagtgtgtgagtgtgagtgtgtgtgagtgtgagtgtgtgtgcagtgtgtgtgtgtgtatgtagtgtgtgtgtgtgtgcagtttgtgtgtgtgtgcagtttgtgtgtgtatgcagtgtgtgtgtgtgcagtttgtgtgtgtgtgcaatttgtgtgtgtatgcagtgtgtgtgtgcagtttgtgtgtgtgtgtatatatgcagtgtgtgtatgtgtgtgtccagtgtgtgtgtgtgtgtgactgtgtttagtgtgtgagtgtgagtgtgtgtgtgtgtatgcagtgtgtgtgtgtgtgtgcagtgtgtgtgtgagtgtgtatgcagtttgtgtgtgtgtgtgcagtttgtgtgtgagtgtgtatgcaatgtgtgtgtgtctatgcagtgtgtgcagtgtgtgtgtgtctatgcagtgtgtgcagtgtgtgtgtgtgtgcgcagtgtgtgtgtgtgtatatatgcagtgtgtgagtgtgagtgtgtgtgtgtgcagtgtgtgtgtaagtgtgagtgtgtgtgtatgtatgcagtgtgtgtgtgtatgtatgtagtatgtatgcagtgtatgtgtatgtatgcagtatgtatgcagtgtgtgtaagtgtgagtgtgtgtgtatgtatgcagtgtgtgtgtatatatgcagtgtgtgtgtgtatgcagtatgtatgcagtgtgtgtgtgtgtgcagtgtgtgagtgtgagtgtgtgtgtgtgcagtgtgtatgcagggtgtgtgtgtagtgtatgcagtgtgtgtgtaagtgtagtgtatgtagtgtgtgtgtgtgtttgtgtactgtgtatgcagtgtgtatgtatgcagggtgtatgcagggtgtatgcagtgtgtgtatgtatgtatgcactgtgtgtgtacttgcagggtgtgtgtgtagtgtatgcagtgtatgtgtgtagtgtatgtagtgtgtgtagtgtatgcagtgtatgtagtgtgtgtatgtatgtactgtgtttgcagtgtgtatgtatgtactgtgtatacaatgtgaatgttttgtattgtgtggggttgatgctgaattgcaatttgttgtggttgttggttgcagagaagaggagcataaacggaaggctaaggctaaggctactgcattacaggtgtcctttaatttcccttttcacatgcaatgcctagcaatgatagcaatcctcatactagtgttcttagacacatgtttatagatgtataagagtagaacattttgaatatgatgcctcgggttaatgaaaacttttttttttcaacgccatatgtatatttgttgcctcgggttaatgatttagttaatttgttttttgttttttttttgtttggatagatatggatcgaaggaagcttttattgatcttattgttagagatgtcttatttggaaacaatttgtatttgtacgattcttgtggtgatgatgctacgtggcaaacagagacatgttgaacgacccacattgactaaccgttcacttattagacgagagattagtttgtgttatctgaatggtataatagggaatactgatactgaatgtgttaacgaattgagaatggatagaaggacttttgg
This is a stretch of genomic DNA from Malus domestica chromosome 02, GDT2T_hap1. It encodes these proteins:
- the LOC103408630 gene encoding conserved oligomeric Golgi complex subunit 3-like isoform X2 yields the protein MNSPYQALLSVTLKLIYFEALCQGCYLLFFVRMREKISRCTNCITTNFYSPNMNVLHENFLPLLKRLDECISYVESNPQYAESSVYLLKFRQLQSRALGMIRSHVLSVLKGASSQVQAAIRSSGGNNTSVSEGVEASVIYVRFKAAASELKPVLEEIESRASRKEYTQILTECHKLYCEQRLSLVRGIVHQRISEFAKKEALPSLTRSGCAYLMQVCQLEHQLFVHFFPSSAEDVSSLAPLIDPMSTYLYDTLRPKLIHETNVDFLCELVDILKAEVLGEQLSRRTESLAGLRPTLERILADVHERLTFRARTHIRDEIANYFPLDEDLDYPAKLEGSAAHQLETTSADENLVFKTWYPPLEKTISCLSKLYRCLEPEVFTGLAQEVVEVCSESIQKAGKLITKRSSPMDGQLFLLKHLLILREQIAPFDIEFSVTHKELDFSHLLEHLRRILRGQASLSDWSRSTSLARTLSPRVLESQIDAKKELEKSLKTTGEEFIMSVTKLVVDPMLSFITKVTAVKASQNPKVESVMSKPIKDQAFATPDKVAELVQKVAAAIQQELPMVMTKMKLYLQNPYTRTILFKAIKTNIVEAHVRVQTLLKDEYSAEEVQGIIHMPSIQELHAQLDNLL
- the LOC103408630 gene encoding conserved oligomeric Golgi complex subunit 3-like isoform X1, with protein sequence MAATKPGVPKSGAISKGYNFASHWEQKTPLSEQQQAAITTLSHCVAERPFPPNLAQDGTTGHQNGLTVSTKDSTFGLEHSAAIEAVLVNTNQFYKWFTDLEAALKSETEEKYRHYVDTLTERIQTCDGILGQVADTLELFNELQNQHQAVATKTRTLHDACDRLLIEKQRLIEFSEALRSKLNYFDELENITTNFYSPNMNVLHENFLPLLKRLDECISYVESNPQYAESSVYLLKFRQLQSRALGMIRSHVLSVLKGASSQVQAAIRSSGGNNTSVSEGVEASVIYVRFKAAASELKPVLEEIESRASRKEYTQILTECHKLYCEQRLSLVRGIVHQRISEFAKKEALPSLTRSGCAYLMQVCQLEHQLFVHFFPSSAEDVSSLAPLIDPMSTYLYDTLRPKLIHETNVDFLCELVDILKAEVLGEQLSRRTESLAGLRPTLERILADVHERLTFRARTHIRDEIANYFPLDEDLDYPAKLEGSAAHQLETTSADENLVFKTWYPPLEKTISCLSKLYRCLEPEVFTGLAQEVVEVCSESIQKAGKLITKRSSPMDGQLFLLKHLLILREQIAPFDIEFSVTHKELDFSHLLEHLRRILRGQASLSDWSRSTSLARTLSPRVLESQIDAKKELEKSLKTTGEEFIMSVTKLVVDPMLSFITKVTAVKASQNPKVESVMSKPIKDQAFATPDKVAELVQKVAAAIQQELPMVMTKMKLYLQNPYTRTILFKAIKTNIVEAHVRVQTLLKDEYSAEEVQGIIHMPSIQELHAQLDNLL